In a single window of the Coffea eugenioides isolate CCC68of chromosome 3, Ceug_1.0, whole genome shotgun sequence genome:
- the LOC113765421 gene encoding CASP-like protein 1E2 has protein sequence MESQYIGSNGGLEGRGKEVEVANKSSVRGSDVILRFLAFASTLVAAIVLGVDKQTKLVSMTVVSTLPPITVPVTAKWHYMSAFVYFVVANVVACAYAALSLLLVLGNRGAKKGLALMIITLDLVMVALLFSGGGAALAVGLIGYRGNSHVQWNKVCNVFGRFCNQVAGAIGVSLLGSAAFLLLVLLAMINLHKKHN, from the exons ATGGAGAGTCAATACATCGGTAGCAATGGTGGATTGGAGGGGAGGGGAAAAGAAGTTGAGGTGGCCAACAAAAGCAGCGTGAGGGGATCAGACGTGATCTTGAGGTTCTTGGCTTTTGCTTCGACGCTTGTGGCAGCCATAGTTCTGGGAGTTGACAAGCAGACTAAGCTGGTTTCCATGACTGTGGTTTCAACCCTTCCGCCTATAACTGTTCCGGTCACGGCTAAGTGGCATTATATGTCCGCCTTTGT GTACTTTGTGGTGGCAAATGTTGTAGCATGTGCATATGCAGCCCTTTCACTACTGCTTGTGTTGGGAAATAGGGGTGCAAAGAAAGGTCTTGCATTGATGATCATCACCCTTGACCTAGTGATGGTGGCGCTGCTCTTTTCCGGCGGCGGAGCTGCCTTAGCTGTTGGCCTCATCGGCTACCGAGGAAACTCCCATGTGCAATGGAACAAGGTTTGTAACGTGTTCGGAAGGTTCTGCAATCAGGTGGCTGGAGCCATTGGCGTTTCCTTGCTGGGCTCAGCAGCATTTCTCTTGCTGGTGTTGCTTGCTATGATCAACCTACACAAGAAACACAACTAA